Proteins encoded in a region of the Methanobrevibacter millerae genome:
- the drmB gene encoding DUF1998 domain-containing protein codes for MSLNKQKIRRSQFVLVYGPGSIIEGPNGSRLMPSLKALGEDNCNDAFFTKYEIKDVRMSYLLNMEHENDKVEYHLLSIPSNDSIDDDEPRVIYSTAMFPMWHLCFKRNPTILYFHKMNDEHCSAYDEKLCVGCEKEKNPNVRFVRACPNGHLDEVYWYSEVHGGKNSCLNKNHFYWKAFGSALEDIVIECPVCGESTNMKKIYKNKVQCSGRIPENEEFFGTKILSLKPVRPRRCNEKMSVIQKQSSSLRLPYTKTLLKIPTFDESILDLFNISQFKAYMDALSNVDDIESLFTKEKFKDAVLKYLEPDEFWILEDYLEKYKISDLFKEYRDVDRRDPSFTKAVDEEFHAIKGEKKDSANFSRSDFIPYYLKCLDYEFPLKVSAIYKLTTVTAQLSYQRKPHPSKNSNPDEFDDEYNFIPIGYEDEDVEPHKIWYPAYKGVGEGIFITSDENPFDYAYGLDETIEKWKTYNISAFSDRPETENPLFIWWHTLSHAIIKSLSLSCGYSSASLRERVYLDEESEQGGILIYNTSPSDDSGMGGLVDLVFDEIEFKKVLRNAMNTLLVCSNDPLCSSVELEDGAYNGSACHNCLLISETSCEHSNQLLDRNFFIN; via the coding sequence ATGAGTTTAAATAAACAAAAAATCAGAAGGTCACAGTTTGTTCTGGTTTATGGTCCGGGGTCAATAATTGAGGGACCTAACGGATCCAGATTAATGCCTTCTCTTAAGGCATTGGGTGAAGATAATTGTAATGATGCATTTTTTACTAAATATGAAATTAAAGATGTTCGTATGAGTTATTTGCTAAACATGGAACATGAAAATGATAAAGTGGAATATCATTTACTTTCAATTCCTTCTAACGATTCAATCGATGATGATGAACCTCGTGTAATCTATTCTACAGCAATGTTTCCAATGTGGCATTTGTGTTTTAAAAGAAATCCTACAATATTATATTTTCATAAAATGAATGATGAACACTGCAGTGCGTATGATGAAAAACTATGTGTGGGTTGTGAAAAAGAAAAAAATCCTAATGTTCGTTTTGTTAGAGCATGTCCAAATGGCCATCTGGATGAAGTTTATTGGTATTCTGAAGTTCATGGTGGAAAAAATAGTTGCTTAAATAAAAATCATTTCTATTGGAAAGCTTTCGGAAGTGCTTTAGAGGACATTGTCATAGAATGTCCGGTTTGTGGTGAAAGTACCAATATGAAAAAAATATATAAGAATAAAGTGCAATGTAGTGGAAGAATTCCGGAAAATGAAGAATTTTTCGGCACAAAAATTTTATCTCTAAAACCTGTTCGTCCAAGACGATGTAATGAGAAGATGAGTGTTATTCAGAAACAATCATCATCTTTAAGATTACCTTATACAAAAACACTTCTTAAAATTCCGACGTTTGATGAGTCAATACTGGATTTATTTAATATTTCTCAGTTTAAAGCATATATGGATGCATTGAGTAATGTTGATGATATAGAGTCATTATTCACAAAAGAAAAATTCAAAGATGCTGTTTTAAAGTATCTTGAACCTGATGAATTTTGGATTTTGGAGGATTATCTTGAAAAATATAAAATTTCTGATTTATTTAAAGAGTATCGTGACGTTGACCGAAGAGATCCATCATTTACAAAAGCTGTTGATGAAGAGTTCCATGCTATAAAAGGTGAGAAAAAGGACAGTGCTAATTTTTCAAGGTCTGATTTTATTCCATACTATTTGAAATGTTTGGACTATGAATTTCCATTGAAAGTTTCAGCAATATATAAACTTACAACCGTAACTGCCCAACTTTCATATCAAAGAAAACCTCATCCATCTAAAAACAGCAACCCTGATGAATTTGATGATGAGTATAACTTCATTCCTATAGGCTATGAGGATGAAGATGTCGAACCTCATAAAATCTGGTATCCAGCATACAAGGGTGTAGGTGAAGGAATTTTTATAACTTCAGATGAGAATCCGTTTGATTATGCTTATGGTTTGGATGAAACGATTGAAAAATGGAAGACATACAATATTAGTGCATTCTCTGACAGACCGGAAACAGAAAACCCGTTATTTATCTGGTGGCATACATTGTCACATGCAATAATTAAGAGTTTATCTTTATCATGCGGATATTCATCTGCTTCATTGCGTGAAAGGGTTTATTTGGATGAAGAATCAGAACAGGGGGGTATACTGATATACAATACTTCTCCTAGTGATGACAGTGGAATGGGTGGTCTTGTAGATTTAGTATTTGATGAAATTGAATTTAAGAAAGTATTGCGAAATGCCATGAATACTTTATTGGTTTGTTCCAATGATCCATTATGTTCTTCTGTAGAATTAGAAGATGGTGCATATAATGGTTCTGCTTGCCATAATTGTTTATTGATATCTGAAACATCTTGTGAACATTCAAATCAATTATTGGATAGAAACTTTTTTATAAATTAA